A single region of the Apodemus sylvaticus chromosome 7, mApoSyl1.1, whole genome shotgun sequence genome encodes:
- the Cxcr5 gene encoding C-X-C chemokine receptor type 5, with protein MNYPLTLDMDSITYNMDDLFKELAFYSNSTEIPGQDSNFCSTEEGPLLASFKAVFMPVAYSLIFLLGMMGNILVLVILERHRHTRSSTETFLFHLAVADLLLVFILPFAVAEGSVGWVLGTFLCKTVIALHKINFYCSSLLLACIAVDRYLAIVHAVHAYRRRRLLSIHVTCTAIWLAGFLFALPELLFAKVGQPRNNDSLPQCTFSQENETEARAWFTSRFLYHIGGFLLPMLVMGWCYVGVVHRLLQAQRRPQRQKAVRVAILVTSIFFLCWSPYHIVIFLDTLERLKAVHSSCELSGYLSVAITLCEFLGLAHCCLNPMLYTFAGVKFRSDLSRLLTKLGCAGPASLCQLFPSWRKSSLSESENATSLTTF; from the coding sequence ttcAAGGAACTGGCCTTCTACAGTAACAGCACGGAGATCCCGGGACAGGATAGTAACTTCTGCTCTACGGAAGAGGGACCCCTACTGGCTTCCTTTAAGGCGGTGTTCATGCCTGTGGCCTACAGCCTCATCTTCCTCCTGGGTATGATGGGAAACATCCTGGTGCTGGTGATCCTGGAGAGGCACCGGCACACTCGGAGCTCAACTGAGACTTTCCTGTTCCACCTGGCTGTGGCCGACCTTCTCTTAGTCTTCATCCTGCCATTTGCAGTGGCTGAGGGCTCCGTGGGTTGGGTCCTAGGGAccttcctctgcaaaactgtgatCGCTCTGCACAAGATCAATTTCTACTGCAGCAGCCTGCTGCTGGCCTGCATAGCCGTAGACCGTTACCTGGCCATCGTCCATGCCGTCCACgcctaccgccgccgccgcctcctctCCATCCATGTCACCTGCACCGCCATTTGGCTGGCCGGCTTCCTGTTCGCCTTGCCGGAACTCCTCTTTGCCAAGGTTGGCCAGCCTCGTAACAATGACTCCTTACCACAGTGCACCTTCTCCCAGGAAAACGAAACAGAAGCTAGGGCCTGGTTCACCTCCCGTTTCCTCTACCACATCGGGGGCTTCCTACTGCCAATGCTCGTCATGGGCTGGTGTTACGTGGGGGTGGTACACAGGCTACTGCAAGCCCAGCGGCGCCCTCAGCGGCAGAAGGCAGTCAGGGTGGCCATCCTAGTGAcaagcattttctttctctgctggtCGCCCTACCACATCGTCATCTTCCTGGATACGCTGGAGAGGCTGAAGGCCGTGCACAGCAGCTGCGAGCTGAGTGGCTATCTCTCTGTGGCCATCACCTTATGTGAATTCCTGGGCCTGGCCCACTGCTGTCTCAATCCCATGCTCTACACCTTCGCAGGCGTAAAGTTCCGCAGCGACCTGTCTCGGCTTCTGACCAAGCTGGGCTGTGCTGGCCCGGCCTCCCTTTGCCAACTTTTCCCCAGCTGGCGTAAGAGTAGTCTCTCCGAGTCGGAGAACGCTACTTCACTCACCACCTTCTAG